One region of Brachybacterium saurashtrense genomic DNA includes:
- the dapB gene encoding 4-hydroxy-tetrahydrodipicolinate reductase: protein MTQPSTHPTRVAVLGASGRMGAAACAAVEDAPDLELVARIGREDDLESAVEAGAEVAIDLTVPSATAENVRRLVEHGIHAVVGTTGWTEESLAALRTQLADAPAVGVLIAPNFAIGAVLAMRFAEIAARYYDSAEIIEMHHENKLDAPSGTARHTAAAIARGRAEAGLGPVPDATEKDPDGARGAVVDGIHVHAVRQRGLVAHEVVQFGGEGEQFVLRHDSFDRISFMPGVLLGVREVAAHPGLTVGLDGYMDLG, encoded by the coding sequence GTGACCCAGCCCTCCACCCACCCCACCCGCGTCGCCGTGCTCGGCGCCTCCGGCCGGATGGGCGCCGCCGCCTGCGCCGCCGTGGAGGACGCCCCGGACCTCGAGCTGGTGGCGAGGATCGGCCGCGAGGACGACCTGGAATCGGCCGTGGAGGCCGGGGCCGAGGTGGCGATCGACCTCACCGTCCCCTCCGCCACCGCCGAGAACGTGCGCCGACTGGTCGAGCACGGCATCCACGCCGTGGTGGGCACCACCGGGTGGACCGAGGAGTCGCTCGCCGCGCTGCGCACCCAGCTCGCCGACGCCCCGGCAGTGGGCGTGCTGATCGCACCGAACTTCGCCATCGGCGCCGTGCTCGCGATGCGCTTCGCCGAGATCGCGGCGCGCTACTACGACAGCGCCGAGATCATCGAGATGCACCACGAAAACAAGCTCGACGCCCCCTCCGGCACCGCCCGACACACCGCGGCCGCGATCGCGCGCGGCCGCGCCGAGGCGGGGCTGGGCCCGGTGCCCGATGCCACGGAGAAGGATCCTGACGGCGCCCGCGGCGCGGTGGTGGACGGCATCCACGTCCACGCCGTGCGCCAGCGGGGCCTGGTCGCCCACGAAGTGGTGCAGTTCGGCGGGGAGGGGGAGCAGTTCGTGCTGCGCCACGACTCCTTCGACCGGATCAGCTTCATGCCCGGCGTGCTGCTGGGCGTGCGGGAGGTCGCCGCCCACCCGGGCCTCACCGTGGGCCTCGACGGCTACATGGACCTGGGCTGA
- a CDS encoding AzlD domain-containing protein produces MSVLWIAVLGASALSFVQKWIGYQAPPEVLERPRIARVTTLLPIALLGALVATQAATSGPEIVLDARLAALAVAAVLLWRRAPFLVVVIGAAGVAAGLRALGWG; encoded by the coding sequence ATGAGCGTGCTGTGGATCGCGGTGCTCGGCGCGTCGGCGTTGTCCTTCGTGCAGAAGTGGATCGGCTACCAGGCCCCGCCGGAGGTGCTGGAGCGGCCCCGGATCGCCCGTGTCACCACCCTGCTGCCGATCGCGCTGCTGGGGGCGCTGGTCGCCACTCAGGCGGCGACCAGCGGTCCCGAGATCGTGCTCGACGCCCGGCTGGCCGCGCTCGCGGTCGCGGCCGTGCTGCTGTGGCGGCGGGCACCGTTCCTGGTGGTGGTGATCGGTGCCGCGGGGGTGGCGGCGGGCCTGCGGGCGCTGGGCTGGGGCTGA
- a CDS encoding AzlC family ABC transporter permease — translation MTDASTPVPGRAPSSSATASGEEAAALRGLRRTGVSIGLATGLYGISFGALATTSGLDVWQAMVLSAVMFTGGSQFAFIGVLGGGGSAFGAALASLLLGVRNTLYGLILAPSLPRGGVRGLARAQLTIDESAALAATGTTIAQKRAGFWAAGVWVYVFWTLFSLVGALAGRHVADPAAWGLDAAAAAAFLALLWPRLRSGDAVAIAGAAAFVALVTTPALPAGLPVLAAALVAVLAGLLPPRRPVHREGVEPEGPAGGAQEADGAEDRATDDDAAADGAAGRGRP, via the coding sequence ATGACCGATGCCTCCACGCCCGTGCCGGGACGGGCCCCCTCCTCCTCCGCCACGGCCTCCGGCGAGGAGGCCGCCGCCCTGCGCGGCCTGCGCCGCACCGGCGTCTCGATCGGACTCGCCACCGGGCTGTACGGGATCTCCTTCGGGGCGCTGGCCACCACCTCCGGGCTGGACGTCTGGCAGGCGATGGTGCTCTCGGCGGTGATGTTCACCGGCGGCAGCCAGTTCGCGTTCATCGGGGTGCTGGGCGGGGGCGGCTCGGCGTTCGGCGCGGCGCTGGCCTCGCTGCTGCTGGGGGTGCGCAACACCCTCTACGGGCTGATCCTCGCCCCGTCCCTGCCGCGGGGCGGGGTGCGCGGCCTCGCCCGCGCGCAGCTGACGATCGACGAATCCGCGGCACTCGCCGCCACCGGCACCACCATCGCGCAGAAGCGCGCGGGATTCTGGGCCGCCGGGGTGTGGGTGTACGTTTTCTGGACCCTGTTCTCCCTGGTGGGCGCGCTGGCCGGCCGGCACGTCGCCGATCCCGCGGCCTGGGGGCTGGACGCGGCCGCGGCGGCGGCGTTCCTGGCGCTGCTGTGGCCGCGGCTTCGCAGCGGCGACGCGGTGGCGATCGCGGGGGCGGCGGCGTTCGTCGCCCTGGTCACCACCCCGGCCCTGCCCGCGGGTCTGCCGGTGCTGGCCGCCGCACTGGTGGCGGTGCTCGCCGGGCTGCTGCCGCCCCGCCGGCCGGTGCACCGCGAGGGCGTCGAGCCGGAGGGGCCCGCCGGCGGTGCGCAGGAGGCCGACGGGGCCGAGGACCGTGCGACGGACGATGACGCGGCCGCGGACGGTGCGGCCGGGAGGGGGCGGCCATGA
- a CDS encoding HAD family hydrolase has protein sequence MPSPADPTPVAPSTQSLPLRGAALLLDMDGTLIDSGPAVERSWNQLFSELGVELEFGAEQHGKPARQVLGEVLPELGEEQLAEAHRRIEELEIADVEGILVLPGTERLLAELDEAAARLGRPTWTIVTSCTRDLFEARWARTGLPVPDGLVTADQVDHGKPAPDPYLLGAQRLAVDPAASIVIEDSLGGLRSGAAAGARTVAVTSTTPAGDLAPLANALVTSLDDLEVRADGTELLLTRRGQ, from the coding sequence ATGCCCTCGCCTGCGGATCCCACCCCCGTCGCCCCGTCCACGCAGTCCCTGCCGCTGCGCGGCGCGGCGCTGCTGCTGGACATGGACGGCACGCTCATCGATTCCGGCCCCGCCGTGGAGCGGTCCTGGAACCAGCTGTTCTCGGAGCTCGGCGTCGAGCTCGAGTTCGGCGCGGAGCAGCACGGCAAGCCCGCCCGGCAGGTCCTCGGCGAGGTGCTGCCCGAGCTGGGGGAGGAGCAGCTCGCCGAGGCGCACCGCCGCATCGAGGAGCTCGAGATCGCGGACGTCGAGGGGATCCTCGTGCTGCCCGGCACCGAGCGGCTGCTGGCCGAGCTCGACGAGGCCGCCGCCCGGCTGGGCCGCCCCACCTGGACGATCGTCACCTCCTGCACCCGCGACCTGTTCGAGGCGCGCTGGGCCCGCACCGGCCTGCCCGTGCCGGACGGGCTGGTCACCGCGGACCAGGTCGACCACGGCAAGCCCGCCCCGGATCCGTACCTGCTCGGGGCCCAGCGCCTCGCGGTGGACCCCGCCGCGAGCATCGTGATCGAGGACTCGCTGGGCGGGCTCCGCTCCGGCGCGGCGGCCGGCGCCCGCACGGTCGCGGTGACCAGCACCACCCCCGCGGGAGACCTCGCGCCGCTCGCGAATGCGCTGGTCACCTCGCTGGACGATCTCGAGGTGCGGGCCGACGGCACCGAGCTGCTGCTCACTCGCCGCGGCCAGTGA
- the asnB gene encoding asparagine synthase (glutamine-hydrolyzing), translated as MCGISGTYGFGADTEDIARRMSGALAHRGPDGEGLFTDGAVSLAHRRLAIIDREHGAQPMTTADGRYTIVYNGETYNYLELRAELEELGHTFRTDSDTEVLLEAHAEWGTAAYDRFNGMFAFAIHDAETGTVTLARDHFGIKPLYYWVDPEAGEGDPRVLFGSEIRSLLAAKVFDAAPDDRAVYRYLKFRVQDDDSQTFFAGVRRLMAGELLEIRADGTEISTFTSLKEELREIAARPGRPYDDSVVEEYRERFQESVRMRLQSEVPVGTSLSGGLDSSAVAAVIARHLREQPDDEGYSAVGSRQNTFSAVFPQASNDEERYVDALLDDYRGQITAHKIQPRPEAFLEDVHDFVRTQEEPIISTGPYAQYAVMREASEHVTVLLDGQGADEMMAGYNPYFYVYLRQLRRQKRFTELAGEVVGSRDILRKLARTKFSGRTSVPIEALLNSGFVAEHSGEKVTSVQDDLKERLLEDTFRSSLPSLLRYEDKNTMRFSIEGRVPFVDKELLKFLFSLDESAIIHDGWNKRILRESMDGILPDMISKRRNKIGFTTPEGEWFRTIAPQLREIFASPSFAARPYFDAPSVLALFDDYIAHPENHGTLMFWRLLNVELWMRTFFDDADGAGRALGGSAETGAAPAVTPAAAAEAPVEEDEEPKSDYAPNPDKQLDLTSEADGHDWRRFPLQTSLVARGDDIEALVRGHVERFAAGLPADAVPAGAPWYFVISEKIVAIAQGRSWFTWEVRPRRAAKVLSRFVSRTPAGIGLGDPTTMELAIREVGLPRVLAASAAGAAGKLVRRKGLFYEVVGANVRAIDGPTPYSAFPSNVSAKLPPKDPDAVSARISAAIRGADIPAALRDSFVGTVVMDANDIGRNVLGSDVPTPATHLEATFADNPLGQGRQRTPLAILVDLGIASTR; from the coding sequence ATGTGCGGAATCTCCGGTACCTACGGATTCGGTGCTGACACCGAGGACATCGCCCGTCGGATGAGCGGGGCCCTGGCCCATCGCGGTCCCGACGGCGAAGGCCTGTTCACCGACGGCGCCGTCTCCCTCGCGCACCGGCGACTGGCGATCATCGATCGTGAGCACGGCGCCCAGCCGATGACCACGGCGGACGGCCGCTACACGATCGTCTACAACGGCGAGACCTACAACTACCTCGAGCTGCGTGCCGAGCTGGAGGAGCTGGGCCACACCTTCCGCACCGACTCGGACACCGAGGTGCTGCTCGAGGCGCACGCCGAATGGGGCACGGCCGCCTACGACCGCTTCAACGGCATGTTCGCGTTCGCGATCCACGATGCCGAGACCGGCACGGTCACGCTCGCGCGTGACCACTTCGGCATCAAGCCGCTGTACTACTGGGTCGATCCCGAGGCGGGCGAGGGCGATCCGCGGGTGCTGTTCGGCTCCGAGATCCGCTCGCTGCTGGCGGCGAAGGTGTTCGACGCCGCGCCGGACGACCGCGCCGTGTACCGCTACCTCAAGTTCCGCGTCCAGGACGACGACTCCCAGACCTTCTTCGCCGGGGTGCGCCGCCTGATGGCCGGCGAGCTGCTCGAGATCCGTGCCGACGGCACCGAGATCTCCACCTTCACCTCCCTGAAGGAGGAGCTGCGCGAGATCGCCGCCCGTCCCGGCCGTCCCTACGACGACTCCGTGGTCGAGGAGTACCGCGAGCGTTTCCAGGAGTCCGTGCGCATGCGCCTGCAGTCCGAGGTGCCCGTGGGCACCTCGCTCTCCGGCGGTCTGGACTCCTCCGCCGTCGCCGCCGTGATCGCCCGCCATCTGCGCGAGCAGCCGGACGACGAGGGCTACAGCGCCGTGGGCAGCCGCCAGAACACCTTCTCCGCGGTGTTCCCCCAGGCCTCCAACGACGAGGAGCGCTACGTCGACGCGCTGCTGGACGACTACCGCGGCCAGATCACCGCCCACAAGATCCAGCCCCGGCCCGAGGCCTTCCTCGAGGACGTGCACGACTTCGTGCGCACCCAGGAGGAGCCGATCATCTCCACCGGCCCCTACGCCCAGTACGCGGTGATGCGCGAGGCCAGCGAGCACGTCACCGTGCTGCTGGACGGCCAGGGGGCCGACGAGATGATGGCCGGGTACAACCCGTACTTCTACGTCTACCTGCGCCAGCTGCGCCGTCAGAAGCGCTTCACGGAGCTCGCCGGCGAGGTCGTCGGCTCCCGCGACATCCTTCGCAAGCTCGCCCGCACCAAGTTCTCCGGCCGCACCTCGGTGCCGATCGAGGCGCTGCTGAACTCCGGCTTCGTCGCCGAGCACAGCGGCGAGAAGGTCACCTCCGTCCAGGACGACCTCAAGGAGCGCCTGCTCGAGGACACCTTCCGCTCCTCGCTGCCCTCCCTGCTGCGCTACGAGGACAAGAACACGATGCGCTTCAGCATCGAGGGGCGCGTGCCCTTCGTGGACAAGGAACTGCTGAAGTTCCTGTTCTCCCTCGACGAGTCCGCGATCATCCACGACGGCTGGAACAAGCGGATCCTGCGCGAGTCGATGGACGGCATCCTGCCGGACATGATCTCCAAGCGCCGCAACAAGATCGGCTTCACCACCCCGGAGGGGGAGTGGTTCCGCACCATCGCGCCGCAGCTGCGGGAGATCTTCGCCTCCCCCTCCTTCGCCGCGCGCCCCTACTTCGACGCGCCGAGCGTGCTGGCGCTGTTCGACGACTACATCGCCCATCCCGAGAACCACGGCACCCTGATGTTCTGGCGTCTGCTGAACGTGGAGCTGTGGATGCGCACCTTCTTCGACGACGCCGACGGCGCCGGCCGTGCGCTCGGCGGCTCTGCCGAGACCGGTGCCGCACCCGCCGTCACGCCGGCAGCGGCCGCCGAGGCCCCGGTGGAGGAGGACGAGGAGCCCAAGAGCGACTACGCCCCCAACCCGGACAAGCAGCTCGACCTCACCTCGGAGGCCGACGGCCACGACTGGCGCCGCTTCCCGCTGCAGACCTCCCTGGTCGCGCGCGGGGACGACATCGAGGCCCTGGTGCGCGGGCACGTGGAGCGCTTCGCGGCCGGGCTCCCGGCCGACGCCGTCCCGGCCGGGGCGCCCTGGTACTTCGTGATCAGCGAGAAGATCGTCGCGATCGCGCAGGGCCGCTCCTGGTTCACCTGGGAGGTGCGCCCGCGCCGCGCGGCGAAGGTGCTCAGCCGTTTCGTGAGCCGCACCCCGGCCGGCATCGGCCTGGGGGACCCCACCACGATGGAGCTCGCGATCCGCGAGGTGGGCCTGCCGCGCGTGCTCGCCGCCTCCGCCGCGGGCGCCGCCGGCAAACTGGTGCGCCGCAAGGGCCTGTTCTACGAGGTGGTCGGGGCGAACGTGCGCGCCATCGACGGCCCCACCCCGTACTCCGCCTTCCCCTCCAACGTCTCCGCGAAGCTGCCGCCGAAGGATCCGGACGCGGTCTCCGCTCGGATCTCCGCGGCGATCCGCGGCGCGGACATCCCCGCGGCGCTGCGCGACAGCTTCGTGGGCACCGTGGTGATGGACGCCAACGACATCGGCCGCAACGTGCTGGGCTCGGACGTGCCCACCCCGGCCACGCACCTCGAGGCCACCTTCGCCGACAACCCCCTCGGCCAGGGCCGCCAGCGCACCCCGCTGGCGATCCTCGTCGATCTCGGCATCGCGTCAACCCGCTGA
- the dapA gene encoding 4-hydroxy-tetrahydrodipicolinate synthase codes for MTSTDPRIARPFGAVGTAMVTPLTEDGHGVDLDAAQHLAAHLVEHGHDMIVVSGTTGEAPTLTDVEKHDLARAVREAIGPSITLVAGVGTYDTAHSIDLAREHEKLGVDGLLVVTPYYSKPSQAGIIAHITEIADSTPLPVMLYDIPGRTGIPLTYETLLRLAENPRIVAVKDAKGDLHQASRVMENTDLVYYCGEDALNLPWLTIGAAGMVSVVSQVAGDLEKAMVDAVDRFDLEAARAAHHRLVPVVEAIMGHMPGAVAAKTALHLQGVLPNAVMRGPHVGADTDQLRMLQSALEAADLL; via the coding sequence ATGACCAGCACCGACCCGCGCATCGCGCGGCCGTTCGGCGCGGTGGGGACCGCGATGGTCACCCCGCTCACCGAGGACGGCCACGGCGTGGACCTCGACGCCGCCCAGCACCTCGCCGCCCACCTGGTGGAGCACGGCCACGACATGATCGTGGTCTCCGGCACCACCGGCGAGGCGCCCACCCTCACCGACGTCGAGAAGCATGACCTCGCCCGCGCCGTGCGGGAGGCCATCGGGCCCTCGATCACCCTGGTCGCGGGCGTGGGCACGTACGACACCGCCCATTCCATCGACCTCGCCCGCGAGCACGAGAAGCTCGGCGTGGACGGCCTGCTGGTGGTCACCCCGTACTACTCCAAGCCCAGCCAGGCGGGGATCATCGCGCACATCACCGAGATCGCCGATTCCACCCCGCTGCCGGTGATGCTCTACGACATCCCGGGCCGCACCGGGATCCCGCTGACCTACGAGACCCTCTTGCGCCTGGCCGAGAACCCGCGCATCGTCGCGGTGAAGGACGCCAAGGGCGACCTGCACCAGGCCTCCCGCGTCATGGAGAACACCGATCTCGTCTACTACTGCGGCGAGGACGCGCTGAACCTGCCCTGGCTCACGATCGGCGCCGCGGGCATGGTCTCCGTGGTCAGCCAGGTCGCGGGCGACCTCGAGAAGGCGATGGTCGACGCGGTGGACCGCTTCGACCTGGAGGCGGCGCGCGCCGCGCACCACCGCCTGGTGCCGGTGGTCGAGGCGATCATGGGGCACATGCCTGGGGCCGTCGCCGCGAAGACCGCCCTGCACCTGCAGGGCGTGCTGCCCAACGCCGTCATGCGCGGGCCCCACGTGGGAGCGGACACCGACCAGCTGCGCATGCTCCAGTCCGCCCTGGAAGCCGCCGACCTGCTCTGA
- a CDS encoding ribonuclease J, translating into MSTPFSERLAAPPPQPEGALRIIPLGGLGDVGRNMTVMEFGGRLLVIDCGVLFPEDSQPGVDLILPDFGVLEDRLEDVEAIVLTHGHEDHIGAVPYLLRRRPDIPLVGSRLTLAFLEAKLREHRIRPTTRVVEEGQGAALGPFDCEFVAVNHSIPDALAVHVRTPAGTVLHTGDFKMDQLPLDGRITDLRAFARLGEAGVDLFMTDSTNAEVPGFTVGEREIGPTLDGLFARARQKIVVASFSSHVHRVQQVLNAAAAHGRKVAFVGRSMVRNMSIAADLGFLDVPPDTLVDVKRIGDLPDEQVVLMCTGSQGEPMAALGRIANRDHRVSVGPGDVVVLASSLIPGNENAVFRVVNGLMALGAEVVHKGSAMVHTSGHASAGELLYCYNIVRPRNVMPIHGEVRHLLANGRIAEATGVPRERIVLARDGHVIDLQDGIARTVGEVPNGYVYVDGSSVGEISEADLKDRRILGDEGFISLFAVVNSETGALIAGPEIHARGVAEDDAVFERIRPEIVKALEQAVADQVERRDTYQLQQVMRRVVGRYVGQRLRRRPMIIPVVVES; encoded by the coding sequence ATGTCCACCCCCTTCTCCGAGCGCCTCGCCGCCCCGCCGCCGCAGCCGGAGGGCGCGCTGCGGATCATCCCGCTCGGCGGCCTGGGGGACGTGGGCCGGAACATGACCGTGATGGAGTTCGGCGGGCGACTGCTGGTCATCGACTGCGGTGTGCTGTTCCCCGAGGACTCCCAGCCCGGCGTGGACCTGATCCTGCCGGACTTCGGCGTGCTCGAGGACCGGCTCGAGGACGTGGAGGCCATCGTGCTCACCCACGGCCACGAGGACCACATCGGCGCGGTGCCCTACCTGCTGCGCCGCCGCCCCGACATCCCCCTGGTGGGCAGCCGGCTCACCCTCGCCTTCCTCGAGGCGAAGCTGCGCGAGCACCGCATCCGCCCCACCACGCGCGTGGTGGAGGAGGGGCAGGGCGCCGCCCTGGGCCCCTTCGACTGCGAGTTCGTGGCCGTGAACCACTCGATCCCGGACGCTCTCGCGGTGCACGTGCGCACCCCGGCCGGGACGGTGCTGCACACCGGCGACTTCAAGATGGACCAGCTGCCGCTGGACGGCCGGATCACGGATCTGCGCGCCTTCGCCCGCCTCGGCGAGGCCGGAGTGGACCTGTTCATGACCGACTCCACCAACGCCGAGGTGCCCGGCTTCACCGTGGGCGAGCGGGAGATCGGCCCCACCCTGGACGGACTGTTCGCCCGGGCCCGGCAGAAGATCGTGGTCGCCTCGTTCTCCAGCCACGTGCACCGGGTGCAGCAGGTGCTCAACGCCGCGGCGGCCCACGGCCGCAAGGTCGCCTTCGTGGGCCGGTCGATGGTGCGCAACATGTCGATCGCCGCCGATCTGGGCTTCCTCGACGTCCCGCCGGACACCCTCGTCGACGTCAAGCGCATCGGTGACCTGCCCGACGAGCAGGTGGTGCTGATGTGCACCGGCAGCCAGGGCGAGCCGATGGCGGCCCTGGGCCGGATCGCGAACCGCGACCACCGCGTCAGCGTGGGCCCGGGGGACGTGGTGGTGCTCGCCTCCTCGCTCATCCCCGGCAACGAGAACGCCGTGTTCCGCGTGGTCAACGGCCTGATGGCGCTGGGCGCCGAGGTGGTCCACAAGGGCAGCGCGATGGTGCACACCTCCGGCCACGCCAGCGCGGGGGAGCTGCTGTACTGCTACAACATCGTGCGGCCGCGGAACGTGATGCCGATCCACGGCGAAGTGCGCCATCTCCTCGCCAACGGCAGGATCGCCGAGGCCACGGGCGTCCCGCGGGAGCGGATCGTGCTGGCCCGGGACGGCCACGTGATCGACCTCCAGGACGGCATCGCCCGCACCGTCGGCGAGGTGCCCAACGGCTACGTGTACGTGGACGGCTCCAGCGTGGGCGAGATCTCCGAGGCGGATCTCAAGGACCGCCGCATCCTGGGCGACGAGGGCTTCATCTCGCTGTTCGCCGTGGTCAACTCCGAGACGGGCGCGCTCATCGCCGGTCCGGAGATCCACGCCCGCGGCGTGGCGGAGGACGACGCGGTGTTCGAGCGGATCCGGCCCGAGATCGTCAAGGCCCTCGAGCAGGCGGTGGCGGACCAGGTCGAGCGGCGCGACACCTACCAGCTCCAGCAGGTCATGCGCCGGGTGGTGGGGCGCTACGTGGGGCAGCGGCTGCGGCGCCGACCGATGATCATCCCGGTGGTCGTCGAGTCCTGA
- a CDS encoding FtsK/SpoIIIE family DNA translocase — protein sequence MATRTSSPARASKGSSRTAAAGTSRTRASGANDPSTLPLPVRAARSGYLAIARMAGGLVRSIGVQRWEVAPEQRRDGYALFLLMIAVLVAVVEWWQSTGPVLGAVHTVVAGTFGVSSMVIPLLAAGWSLRMFRRPDQVRANTRIAIGIGILLTALSAIAAVSARLPAPSDGIDALARGGGVLGYLAAAPLEALVPPVAVVVVHSVLIAFGVLVLTATPVESIPSRLHGVYEVMVGRSEEEDEERIAFGLRPRRVDPAVHEQATAAQSAPRSRRRSKKEKAEAEASERDHESFGYVGDEAFEQGVAEEEARGGGKRRSRRSGARRGAPSDSTEVFDVVEDENQRAKTFPGKDAEKPAGRAAAPTPTAPLPAAARGASAKASAAAAAEEKPDLVPPPMGDLPRAGEQLELAGDVVYTLPESTYLAEGPPHKTRSEANDQVVAALTETFAQFKVDAEVVGFSRGPTVTRYEVELAPGTKVEKVTALDKNISYAVASADVRILSPIPGKKAIGIEIPNTDRETVALGDVLRSSVARRNEHPLVMGVGKDVEGGYVVANLAKMPHMLVAGATGAGKSSFVNSMITSILMRATPEEVRMVLVDPKRVELTIYEGIPHLITPIITNPKKAAEALEWVVKEMDSRYDDLAAFGFKHIDDFNKAVRAGDVQVPPGSERRLAPYPYLLVVVDELADLMMVAPRDVEASIQRITQLARAAGIHLILATQRPSVDVVTGIIKANVPSRLAFSTSSLQDSRVILDAVGAEKLIGQGDALFHPMGKAKPMRVQGAWVGESEIHKVVDHVKGQMKPDYREDVAVVAAKKQIDDDIGDDLDVLLQAAELVVTTQFGSTSMLQRKLRVGFAKAGRLMDLLESREIVGPSEGSKARDVLVHPDDLGTALARLRGEEVADEGEDAPYGADDAVELEPGTAEDAAAHDRYGEDPLAQDDAEPDVDYHDDDSGAESEDAWSLTGR from the coding sequence ATGGCGACACGTACGTCTTCCCCCGCACGTGCGTCGAAAGGCTCCTCCCGGACCGCCGCGGCCGGCACCTCCCGCACCCGCGCCTCCGGGGCGAACGACCCCTCGACGCTCCCTCTGCCGGTGCGCGCAGCGCGCTCCGGCTATCTGGCGATCGCCCGGATGGCCGGCGGCCTGGTCCGCTCGATCGGGGTCCAGCGCTGGGAGGTCGCCCCCGAGCAGCGGCGCGACGGCTACGCCCTGTTCCTGCTCATGATCGCCGTCCTGGTGGCGGTGGTGGAGTGGTGGCAGTCCACCGGCCCGGTGCTCGGGGCCGTCCACACCGTGGTGGCCGGCACCTTCGGCGTCTCCTCGATGGTGATCCCGCTGCTCGCCGCGGGCTGGTCGCTGCGCATGTTCCGCCGGCCCGATCAGGTCCGCGCCAACACGCGGATCGCGATCGGCATCGGCATCCTGCTCACCGCGCTCTCCGCGATCGCCGCGGTCTCCGCGCGCCTGCCCGCCCCGTCCGACGGAATCGACGCGCTGGCGCGCGGCGGCGGCGTGCTCGGCTACCTCGCCGCGGCGCCGCTGGAGGCGCTGGTGCCCCCGGTCGCCGTGGTCGTGGTGCACTCCGTGCTGATCGCCTTCGGCGTGCTGGTGCTCACCGCCACGCCGGTGGAGTCCATCCCCTCGCGCCTGCACGGCGTGTACGAGGTGATGGTGGGCCGCAGCGAGGAGGAGGACGAGGAGCGCATCGCCTTCGGCCTTCGCCCGCGCCGCGTGGACCCGGCCGTGCACGAGCAGGCCACCGCCGCGCAGAGCGCCCCCCGCTCGCGCCGCCGCAGCAAGAAGGAGAAGGCGGAGGCGGAGGCCTCCGAGCGCGATCACGAGAGCTTCGGCTACGTGGGGGACGAGGCCTTCGAGCAGGGCGTCGCCGAGGAGGAGGCCCGCGGCGGTGGAAAGCGCCGCAGTCGCCGCTCCGGCGCGCGCCGCGGCGCCCCGTCGGACTCCACCGAGGTGTTCGACGTCGTCGAGGACGAGAACCAGCGCGCCAAGACCTTCCCCGGCAAGGACGCGGAGAAGCCCGCCGGTCGCGCCGCCGCACCGACGCCCACGGCGCCGTTGCCCGCCGCCGCCCGGGGCGCCTCCGCGAAGGCCTCCGCGGCGGCCGCCGCGGAGGAGAAGCCCGATCTGGTGCCGCCCCCGATGGGGGACCTGCCGCGCGCCGGCGAGCAGCTCGAGCTGGCCGGGGACGTCGTCTACACCCTGCCGGAGTCGACCTACCTCGCCGAGGGCCCGCCCCACAAGACCCGCTCCGAGGCCAACGACCAGGTGGTCGCCGCCCTCACCGAGACCTTCGCGCAGTTCAAGGTCGACGCCGAGGTGGTGGGCTTCTCGCGCGGCCCCACGGTGACCCGCTACGAGGTGGAGCTCGCGCCCGGCACCAAGGTCGAGAAGGTCACAGCGCTGGACAAGAACATCTCCTACGCGGTCGCCAGCGCGGACGTGCGCATCCTCTCGCCGATCCCCGGCAAGAAGGCGATCGGCATCGAGATCCCCAACACCGATCGCGAGACGGTGGCGCTCGGCGACGTGCTGCGCAGCTCCGTGGCCCGCCGCAACGAGCACCCGCTGGTGATGGGCGTGGGCAAGGACGTCGAGGGCGGCTACGTGGTCGCGAACCTCGCGAAGATGCCGCACATGCTGGTCGCCGGCGCCACCGGCGCGGGCAAGTCCAGCTTCGTCAACTCGATGATCACCTCGATCCTGATGCGCGCCACCCCGGAGGAGGTGCGCATGGTGCTGGTGGACCCCAAGCGGGTGGAGCTCACCATCTACGAGGGGATCCCGCACCTGATCACCCCGATCATCACCAACCCCAAGAAGGCCGCGGAGGCACTGGAGTGGGTGGTCAAGGAGATGGACTCCCGCTACGACGACCTCGCCGCCTTCGGCTTCAAGCACATCGACGACTTCAACAAGGCCGTCCGCGCCGGGGACGTGCAGGTGCCGCCCGGCAGCGAGCGCCGCCTCGCCCCGTACCCGTACCTGCTGGTGGTGGTCGACGAGCTCGCGGACCTCATGATGGTGGCCCCGCGGGACGTCGAGGCCTCGATCCAGCGCATCACGCAGCTGGCGCGTGCGGCCGGAATCCACCTGATCCTCGCCACGCAGCGGCCCTCGGTGGACGTCGTCACCGGCATCATCAAGGCCAATGTGCCCAGCCGCCTCGCCTTCTCCACCTCCTCCCTGCAGGACTCCCGCGTGATCCTGGACGCGGTGGGCGCCGAGAAGCTGATCGGCCAGGGCGACGCGCTGTTCCACCCGATGGGCAAGGCCAAGCCGATGCGCGTCCAGGGCGCATGGGTGGGCGAGTCGGAGATCCACAAGGTCGTCGACCACGTCAAGGGGCAGATGAAGCCCGACTACCGCGAGGACGTCGCCGTGGTCGCCGCGAAGAAGCAGATCGACGACGACATCGGCGACGACCTCGACGTGCTCCTGCAGGCCGCGGAGCTGGTGGTGACCACCCAGTTCGGCTCCACCTCGATGCTCCAGCGCAAGCTGCGCGTGGGCTTCGCCAAGGCCGGGCGGCTGATGGACCTGCTGGAGTCGCGCGAGATCGTGGGCCCCTCGGAGGGGTCCAAGGCACGCGACGTGCTCGTGCACCCCGACGACCTCGGCACGGCCCTGGCCCGCCTCCGCGGCGAGGAGGTCGCGGACGAGGGCGAGGACGCGCCCTACGGGGCGGACGACGCCGTCGAGCTGGAGCCCGGCACCGCGGAGGACGCCGCCGCCCACGACCGCTACGGGGAGGACCCGCTGGCGCAGGACGACGCCGAGCCCGACGTCGACTACCACGACGACGACTCCGGCGCCGAGAGCGAGGACGCCTGGAGCCTCACCGGGCGCTGA